Genomic segment of Caproiciproducens sp. NJN-50:
CACTTTCGCCGACCCGGAAAAAATGGCGGAAGGGTGCGGCCGCTCTTTTCATATTCTAAAAAGCAGGAAATGTCTCTTCGGATACATCGCGGAAATCGGCTCACCCGCTGCAAAATCATGCTGCAGCGACGGTTTCATCAACTGCATGGCAAATTACGGTTGCCTTTTCGGCTGGTACTATATTTCAAAAGCCGGACAGAAGATCGATTCCTGCCGTCTGGCGGTAAGTAAGCTGATGAATTCCTCTCTGACCTCGCGCAGCAAGCCTCTTCTCCTCCTCAGTCCCGAAACGGACCGCATGATCTTAAAGAGATTTGTAACCGGAGGGCGGTGCTATCTGATTGATTCCAGCCAGGGCATCCGGTGCCGGTATTGTACCCAGAAAGCGCGGTAAAATCAACGGCGGTCCGACCCGCCGCTTTCCCCTGTCAGCTTTCCCAAATATCGGGCGGCTGTAAACTGTTTGCTGTCATCGATAAAGTATTTTAATTTATCGACGAGTTCCTTCGGCTGTTCCTTCATTCCGTTACGCGCCCATTGTATCACAATTCCGACAAGGCCGTACGTGTAAAACTCGGCGATAAAATTTTTATCGTTCTCACGAATTCCTTTCCCATCCTCCATCTCCCCTATGATTTCAATCAACAGGCTTTTGGTGAGGTTGAAGAAGTAGTCCTGAAAGGCATTTTGCCCTGTCACGTTAAATGCGTTTCTGTAAAAGCATTTTTCCCTCTTCATTGTGCTCAGAATATCCAGCATGACGTCGCTCCAGTCATGAAAAGTTTTTTGAGAGGATACGGCGGAGACCACTTCGTTATAATAAATCCAGTTGACCAAATCATACTTATCTTTAAAATGATAATAAAATGTCTGGCGGTTGACGCCGCATTTCTTCACGATATCTGAAACCGATATTTTTCTTAGGTCCTCTTTTTTCATTAGTTCCTTAACGGATTGGGCAATCGCCTTTTTCGTAATCAATGATTCTGACATAAGCGTCCCCTTTCCCGGCTGAATGTCTGAAAAGCAAATTTTCAGTCCGCTGCTTCCCGAATGGGCTCAGGAAGTTGGATCGATACCATCGTGGCCCGTCTGGCCGCCGCTTTTGTAACCGTGAATTTCATCTTTTGAAATTCGAAATTATCGCCTGCAGCCGGAATTTTGCCAAGCCGCTCCATGACCCACCCGCTGACTGTTACGGAGTCGGACTCGTCCTCTGATTGATCTATTTTAAAGAAATCGAACATATCGTCAAGGCTGACGGCACAGTTTACCTCATAGGACAAATCATTTATTTTCTTAAAATAATCTATCACTTCATCGTGTTCATCCCAGATATCGCCTACGAGCTCTTCCAAAATATCCTCCATTGTGACGATGCCTTCCGTCCCTCCGAATTCATCCACAACAACCGCCATATGGGTTTTCATTTGCTGTAAAAGGCGCAGAAGGTCCGATATTTTCATGCCGGTTCCAACATAGGAAACTTTTTTGACTATCTGCGCGATTGCGGTTTCCCCTTTGTAAAGAGCCCGGAAATAGTCTTTTTCATGAATCATGCCAACAATGTTATCTATGGAATCTTCATAGACCGGCAGCCGTGAGTAACTTGTCTCAAGAAAAAGATCAGTAATTTTATCCATGGGCATTTTTCGGTCTACCGCGACGATATTAACCCTTGGAGTCAATATGTCATTTGCATCCAAATCATTAAATTCTATTGCGGAGCGGATCAGTTCACCGTTGCGTTCGTCAATTCCCCCATCACTCTGGGCCTCATCGACAAAAGTCATCAGTTCCTCCTGCGTAACTTTTTTTTCATCCCTGCGTTTAAAAACGTGGCCCAGCAGTTTTTTCCAGCCGGAAAAAAGATAGTTCAGAGGAGTAAACAGCATTACAAAAAAGTTTAAAATCGGTGTTGCCGACAGTGCGAAACTTTCAGGACTTTCTTTCGCCAGAAATTTTGGCGATATCTCACCAAAAATCAATACTATTGCAGTCATAGCGGCCGTCGAAACAGTGACACCTGCGCCCCCGAACAGGCTTGTAAAAAGAATGGTTGCGACGGAGGCACTGGCAATATTTACGATATTGTTGCCAATCAGTATGGTGGACAGCAGGCTGTCATAATTTTCCGCAAGCATTAGTGTGACGGCTGCACGGGTATTTCCGTTATTGGCCAGGCTTTTAATTCTCACCTTATTCAAAGTAGTAAACGCTGTTTCACTTGCTGAAAAAAACGCTGACATAAGGATAAACAACAGGATCAACAATATTTGAGACGTGGATTTATCCATGGAGGTCCCCTTAACTCTTAAAGTTTTTTTTATATTATCATAATTTCCATATTTTTTCAATTTCATTTTATTCTCAGAAACTTTTTGTAATAATTCGTTTTGACTCTTGCAAACAATCCGTAAATATGATACTATGTTAAAGCTGTCGAAAAACATGACAGACGGGGTATTAGCTCAGCTGGGAGCGCAAGCTGCCACCTGTACTCCCCCACAAGAAAAAGACAAACGAAAAATTGGAAAATCCGGAAAACCGCATGAATACTAGGTTTTCTGACATGAGGGGCATTAGCTCAGCTGGGAGCGCAACGTATCGGCTGTGCAACACCTCAAAAGTAAGCAAGTCAGAAAATTGAATATGCCGCAAATGCCTCAAAGTCAGGGGGTATTGCTAAATGGGGGTATAGCTCAGCTGGGAGCGCAACGTATCGGCTGTGCAACACCTCAAAAGTAAGCAAGTCAGAAAATTGAATATGCCGCAAATGCCTCAAAGTCAGGGGGTATTGCTAAATGGGGGTATAGCTCAGCTGGGAGAGCGCCTGCATGGCATGCAGGAGGTCAGCGGTTCGATCCCGCTTATCTCCACCAAAAACAATAAGCCACAAGGCCAAAACCTTGTGGCTTGCGTTTTATCTACGGTGACCGGGCACTTGATAAATATCAGGGGAATGCGGAGATCAGTCATCTCATGATGGGTACTCCCTGATATCCTCATTTTCATAGAGCAATCCCATTACCAAAAGCGAGGAAAGAGCTATGTTTTCCAATTGGAGGACATAGCTCTTTTTGGTACTCTAAAAGCGTAGATGTAAGACGCCGACGGGCGTTTCGCATTTGCGCTTATTCTTTTACAATAAGAGAGTAATTGGTCCGGCGTGGCTCTTTTTGGAGCGAAGCCTCCGACATAAAAACTGCCGGCCATCCCTTATTGTAAACGTTCGATTAAGCAGGTTGAAACCCTACGGGGCTTTCGCGTAACGAACCAAACTGAATCGCAATAAGCGCAGATGGGCAACAATTACAAACATCTATTCAGGAGGTTCGGAATGATCAGCGTGGGTATCGACGTGTCAAAAGAAAAGAGCACTGTCTGCATAGTGATCCATGGTAATTGCTCCGTGATATGATTTTTTTATCGTCGGATTTGTCAGATTTTCGATATCATATCCGGCCGTCAAGACAAGCTGGTCGGTCACAAGCCGTTTATCCACCAGATCAAGCACCAGCAGATCGGTCATTTCCCGCACGATCAGCTTCGCTTTGTCAAAAGTATAGGCGGATTGCAGCACCTGCCCCGATCCAACACTGTTTGAGCCTGGCTTATATGCTTTAATATCGGCAATCGTGCATGGCTCCCACCCCCATGCGTGGTCGATCAGCAACTCGGCGTTGACGCCGAACAGCCTGTACAGTAAATCCTCGTTATAGTAATCGGTAGGTTTACCGAGAGAGCATCTCGCAATATCCCCCATCGTAAAGAGGCCGTGTTCCTCCAGCTTCTTGGCATATCCTTTTCCAACACGCCAAAAATCTGTTAAAGGCCGGTGCGACCACAGCAGGCGACGGTAGCTCATTTCGTCTAATTCGGCGATCCGCATACCGTTGTTATCAGCTGGTATGTGCTTTGCCTGGATATCCATAGCGATCTTGCTGAGGTACAGGTTTGTGCCAATTCCAGCCGTTGCTGTAATGCCAGTTGTTTTGAGTACATCCAGAATCATTTCCTTGGCAAGCTCACGGGCTGAGAGATTGTAGGTGTTCAGATATGCGGTGGCATCAATAAATACCTCGTCAATGGAGTAGACATGAATATCCTCGGGTGCGATGTACTTCAAATAAATATTGTAAATCCGTGTGCTGTACTCTATATAATAGGCCATCCTCGGCGTTGCGACAATATAATCCAACGAAAGACCCGGTGAGGATTTCAGTTCGGTATCGTTACAGGAGGCACCGGAAAAGGCTCGTCCCGGTGCTTTGCGCAGCCGTCCCGCATTTACTTCCTTGACCTTCTGTACGACCTCAAACAGCCTCGCCCTGCCGGGGATGCCGTATGCTTTGAGGGAAGGAGAGACGGCGAGGCAGATGGTTTTTTCGGTGCGGCTTGCATCAGCGACAACGAGGTTGGTGGTCAGCGGATCAAGCCCTCGTTCCACGCACTCGACCGAAGCGTAGAAGGATTTTAGATCGATTGCGATATAGGTCCTGTTCTCCATGCTTATTCTCCGGCCTCCTCCTTTAAAAGTCATCTGTTTGCAGATTGAAATTACAGAGTTCCCATTTTACGTTTCCCCACTATGCTTCATGAAAAACCACGTTTCAGGGGTACCATTCGTTGAAATATATAGTACATTACCCTAAAATTAGAAAC
This window contains:
- the dhaS gene encoding dihydroxyacetone kinase transcriptional activator DhaS, which codes for MSESLITKKAIAQSVKELMKKEDLRKISVSDIVKKCGVNRQTFYYHFKDKYDLVNWIYYNEVVSAVSSQKTFHDWSDVMLDILSTMKREKCFYRNAFNVTGQNAFQDYFFNLTKSLLIEIIGEMEDGKGIRENDKNFIAEFYTYGLVGIVIQWARNGMKEQPKELVDKLKYFIDDSKQFTAARYLGKLTGESGGSDRR
- a CDS encoding HlyC/CorC family transporter is translated as MDKSTSQILLILLFILMSAFFSASETAFTTLNKVRIKSLANNGNTRAAVTLMLAENYDSLLSTILIGNNIVNIASASVATILFTSLFGGAGVTVSTAAMTAIVLIFGEISPKFLAKESPESFALSATPILNFFVMLFTPLNYLFSGWKKLLGHVFKRRDEKKVTQEELMTFVDEAQSDGGIDERNGELIRSAIEFNDLDANDILTPRVNIVAVDRKMPMDKITDLFLETSYSRLPVYEDSIDNIVGMIHEKDYFRALYKGETAIAQIVKKVSYVGTGMKISDLLRLLQQMKTHMAVVVDEFGGTEGIVTMEDILEELVGDIWDEHDEVIDYFKKINDLSYEVNCAVSLDDMFDFFKIDQSEDESDSVTVSGWVMERLGKIPAAGDNFEFQKMKFTVTKAAARRATMVSIQLPEPIREAAD